From Styela clava chromosome 6, kaStyClav1.hap1.2, whole genome shotgun sequence, one genomic window encodes:
- the LOC120331751 gene encoding uncharacterized protein LOC120331751 translates to MSNFIFRGCFSKKGRKQELNNFVNIELADREGNKCISSNRSPNDNIPVKLNPETAQYWRIERSASDALWSFHILSDHKKKMYVTYNDSNNDVTLEYEDDIKHNNGMRRYFTMLLQPELGLLLRAENAYDRYLGKNNEILEMVKTDTPSYDLHWLIASSSEMINAVIEPFKVQIHQLSSSQKWMSEGAQINTPIQAQQLSSDQEWFISKGDNHTIGFSVESFKANDLLTFSEVGTSFLIHTFGSGVYLQCTSNSQYVSAPPDNGDLLFVPIKEMASQWDVEIMKVLLRKDDDSIIFPALSPRARK, encoded by the exons ATGTCAAACTTTATATTTCGTGGATGTTTTTCTAAAAAAGGAAGAAAGCAAGAACTTAATAACTTCGTCAACATTGAATTGGCAGACAGAGAAGGTAACAAATGTATTTCCAGCAATAGGTCTCCAAATGATAATATCCCTGTTAAATTGAATCCCGAGACCGCTCAATATTGGAGAATAGAGCGATCTGCCAGCGACGCGTTGTGGAGTTTTCATATTCTGTCCGATCATAAGAAGAAAATGTACGTAACCTATAACGACAGTAATAACGATGTCACACTGGAATACGAAGACGATATAAAGCACAATAATGGAATGAGAAG GTATTTCACGATGCTCCTTCAGCCCGAGCTCGGATTACTTCTGCGGGCTGAAAACGCGTATGATAGATATCTGGGAAAGAATAACGAAATACTGGAAATGGTAAAGACCGACACTCCATCATATGATTTGCACTGGCTTATTGCATCGTCCTCTGAAATGATAAATGC TGTGATTGAACCTTTTAAGGTGCAAATCCATCAACTGTCGAGTTCACAGAAATGGATGAGTGAGGGAGCTCAAATAAATACACCTATCCAGGCCCAGCAACTCAGTAGTGATCAAGAGTGGTTCATTTCTAAAGGAGACAATCATACAATAGGGTTTTCAGTTGAAAGTTTTAAAGCGAATGATCTTTTAACATTTTCAGAAGTTGGGAC GTCATTCCTAATCCATACATTTGGAAGTGGAGTATATTTACAATGCACTTCTAATAGTCAGTATGTGTCAGCTCCACCTGACAATGGAGATCTTTTATTCGTACCGATAAAAGAGATGGCTAGTCAGTGGGATGTAGAGATTATGAAAGTGTTGTTGAGAAAAGACGACGACAGCATCATTTTTCCCGCTCTTTCACCAAGGGCTAGAAAGTAA